In Bacteroidales bacterium, the sequence GTCGGCGATGCTCGCCTCCATCTCAACCTCGCTGGCTGAAATCCTTGGCGGCGCGATCGCCCTTAACATGCTTTTCAATATTCCCGTCAGGGCAGGAGCGCTGCTTGTCCTGGTCTTCGTGATGATCATGCTTTATTCGAACTCTTACCGGGTCATTGAGAAGTGGATCATTGCCTTTGTTTCCATTATCGGGTTATCGTTCATTTATGAGCTTACGCTCGTGAATATCGACTGGGACCATGCGGTCCGCTCCTGGGTGACGCCATCGTTTCCAAAAGGCTCCATGATCATCATCATGAGTGTCCTGGGTGCCGTCGTCATGCCCCACAACCTCTTTCTTCACTCGGAGATCATCCAGAGCCGCCAGTGGAACCGGAAGGATGAAAAGGTGATCAAAAGACAGCTCAAATATGAGTTTTTCGATACGTTGTTTTCTATGGTCGTAGGATGGGCCATCAACAGCGCCATGATTTTGCTGGCAGCGGCCACTTTCTTTTCATCCGGCACAAAGGTTACGGAGCTGCAGCAGGCAAACCAGCTCCTGGGACCATTACTCGGAAATCATGCGGCTGTAGTTTTTGCCGTTGCTTTGCTCTTTGCAGGCGTTGCGTCAACCATCACCTCCGGCATGGCGGCGGGAAGCATTTTTGCAGGGATATTCAAAGAGCCGTATGATATCAAAGATAACCACTCGCGCCTGGGGGTAGCGCTTTCGCTGGTAATTGCTTTCGGGATCATCCTGCTGATATCAAACCCTTTCATGGGATTGATCATTTCCCAGATGGTGCTGAGTATCCAGCTTCCGTTTACTATTTTTCTGCAGGTCCGCCTGACATCCTCCGGGAAGGTTATGGGAAAATACAAGAACACGATGTTTACCCGCACGCTGCTTTATACCATCGGGGGGATCGTGACGTTGCTGAATATTATGCTTTTTATCAGCTTCTTTGTTTAGTGAAAGGCTACCTTAAATTTCTTTTCTGTTCAGCGAAAATCTGCGTTTATCAGCGAGAAACTTTTTTGATGGTTCTCGCAGATGCGCGCAGATTAAAGCGCAGATTAGCACAGATTATATATTTTAATTTTTTATTCTTACTTCCCTGATGTAATCTAATCCCGGAAACTTCTTCTCCCAGTAAGCATTGCCTTGCACCATCACCGAGTCCTGGTGGTTGGCGGGCTCGAAACCATTGTTACTGTTGAATGCTTCAACGACCTCAAAGCCGCTGATGATCCTGGCTATGGGTGGAAAACCGCGGAGGCCGTTATAATTGATCGTATCGAGCTTGAAATTGTCTTTAATATTGATGAAAAGCTGGGCGGTGCGGGTATTTGCACCATCACGGGCATAGGAAATAACACCCTTCAGGTTGCTCCCTTTGACGGGCTCATCTGCAATGGGCCGTTTGTCCCAGAAGAAATTGGCTTCGGAGCTGTCAGAAATACCGAACTGGACGACGTATTCGGGCTGAACCCGGAAGATGCAGTTGTCGGTGTAAAAGCCTGACTTAATGAGTTGGTATAGCCTGTCGGCGCCCTGTGGCGACCAGTCCCGGTAAGCTTCAATGGTGATTTCTCCTTTGGTGGTGACAAAAACGGCCTGGAAGGTGTCCGGGGCGGTGAGATGGAGAAGGGCTGTATCAGGGATGGTCTGACTATGGAGAGAAAGGGCTGATATGCTAAGCAGGAGCATGATCAGGGATTGGGGGAGAAGAGGTCGGTTCATCCTTTTTTTAAGCTAATTTAGGATGTTTCCGTTAAATCATAGACACAGAAATGATTTACGGTTTACAATTTACAATCTAAGATCTTAGATCTTAAACTGTAAATTGCAAATCATTTTTCTTAAAAATTAATTCAGGAAGATTTCCCGCATCGTTTTTCTCCCGGTAATTTCCCTCAGGGTCGAATAGCTGGAAACGGTTTTTTGGAATTCTTCTCCTAGTGCTTCCCTGATCTTTTTCTCAACATCAT encodes:
- a CDS encoding Nramp family divalent metal transporter translates to MFDFLNKLDRKGRKPRFGGEEIFKFIGPGLLVTVGFIDPGNWASNLAAGADYGYTLVWMVTLSTIMLIFLQHNVAHLGIATGLCLSEATTIYLKPRYSRLFLGSAMLASISTSLAEILGGAIALNMLFNIPVRAGALLVLVFVMIMLYSNSYRVIEKWIIAFVSIIGLSFIYELTLVNIDWDHAVRSWVTPSFPKGSMIIIMSVLGAVVMPHNLFLHSEIIQSRQWNRKDEKVIKRQLKYEFFDTLFSMVVGWAINSAMILLAAATFFSSGTKVTELQQANQLLGPLLGNHAAVVFAVALLFAGVASTITSGMAAGSIFAGIFKEPYDIKDNHSRLGVALSLVIAFGIILLISNPFMGLIISQMVLSIQLPFTIFLQVRLTSSGKVMGKYKNTMFTRTLLYTIGGIVTLLNIMLFISFFV
- a CDS encoding peptidylprolyl isomerase — encoded protein: MNRPLLPQSLIMLLLSISALSLHSQTIPDTALLHLTAPDTFQAVFVTTKGEITIEAYRDWSPQGADRLYQLIKSGFYTDNCIFRVQPEYVVQFGISDSSEANFFWDKRPIADEPVKGSNLKGVISYARDGANTRTAQLFINIKDNFKLDTINYNGLRGFPPIARIISGFEVVEAFNSNNGFEPANHQDSVMVQGNAYWEKKFPGLDYIREVRIKN